Proteins from one Streptosporangium becharense genomic window:
- a CDS encoding ABC transporter ATP-binding protein, which translates to MLAALLGFAWRADRRNVLVVAVLLLSGGAVVIAEVWFIRDMVDAAVAGRWTRCVTAAVAAGLLAASAASIGRVQSNLELQLGERIGLEVDRQVLTAVSGVPHIGHVENPDYLDRVALIRARKSWLTSALWNVGGVANTAVVLTLGIALMLTVHPLSALMVPAGVPVLLLRAAGQRKATALLDRATPLTRLEQHLTGLCLSPDANSEIRIGAAGDGLDERADRLWSQASAIEARADLRTARFAIAGSAILVASYTGALAVVAWLISQGRAGLGDLMMVVILTATLTRSTTSLAGSVTALQRAVGLLDRYHWLRDFDAGLTPASGGAAPATLRSGITLSGVCFRYPGSEADVLRDIDLTIPAGTSVAVVGPHGAGKSTLIKLLCGLYEPTTGVITVDDRPLTAIEPASWQSAVTAAFQDGHRFELRLAEAVGIGDLPHMHDESRVEAAIRAAGAEDVVAATPHGLRTPLGRSLDGGVDLSGGQWQKLALARAAMRTRPLLVVLDEPFASLDAPAERDLVRRYAETAGQVSETGAITVFVTHRLSTARIADLIVVVEDGGITEVGKHEDLAARRGLYAELHRMQVDSYA; encoded by the coding sequence GTGCTCGCCGCCCTGCTGGGATTCGCCTGGCGAGCCGACCGGCGCAACGTCCTCGTCGTGGCGGTCCTCCTGCTGTCCGGCGGCGCCGTCGTGATCGCGGAGGTGTGGTTCATCCGCGACATGGTGGACGCCGCCGTGGCGGGCCGGTGGACGCGGTGCGTCACCGCCGCAGTCGCCGCGGGCCTCCTGGCGGCGTCGGCGGCCTCGATCGGCAGGGTCCAGTCCAACCTGGAACTGCAACTGGGGGAGCGGATCGGTCTGGAGGTCGACCGGCAGGTCCTCACCGCGGTGTCCGGCGTCCCGCACATCGGGCACGTCGAGAACCCCGACTACCTCGACCGCGTCGCCCTGATCCGGGCACGCAAGTCATGGCTCACCTCCGCCCTGTGGAACGTGGGCGGTGTGGCGAACACCGCGGTCGTCCTCACGCTCGGCATCGCCCTGATGCTCACCGTCCACCCGCTCTCCGCCCTCATGGTGCCGGCCGGGGTGCCGGTCCTGCTGCTGCGGGCGGCGGGCCAGCGGAAGGCGACCGCGCTGCTGGACCGGGCCACCCCGCTGACACGGCTGGAGCAGCACCTGACCGGCCTGTGCCTGTCCCCGGACGCCAACTCCGAGATCCGCATCGGAGCGGCGGGCGACGGCCTGGACGAGCGCGCCGATCGGCTCTGGTCACAGGCGTCGGCCATCGAGGCGAGAGCCGACCTGCGAACCGCGCGGTTCGCCATCGCGGGGTCGGCGATCCTGGTCGCCTCCTACACCGGTGCCCTGGCGGTCGTCGCCTGGCTCATCTCACAGGGCCGGGCGGGACTCGGCGACCTCATGATGGTGGTCATCCTGACGGCCACCCTCACCCGGTCCACGACGTCGCTGGCGGGCAGCGTGACCGCGCTGCAACGGGCGGTCGGCCTGCTGGACCGCTATCACTGGCTGCGGGACTTCGACGCGGGCCTCACCCCGGCCTCCGGCGGGGCCGCGCCGGCGACGCTGCGCTCCGGCATCACCCTGAGCGGCGTCTGTTTCCGCTACCCCGGAAGCGAGGCGGACGTGCTGCGCGACATCGACCTGACCATCCCCGCCGGGACGAGCGTGGCCGTCGTCGGCCCGCACGGGGCGGGCAAGAGCACACTGATCAAACTGCTCTGCGGGCTGTACGAACCGACCACGGGCGTGATCACCGTCGACGACCGCCCGCTGACCGCGATCGAGCCCGCCTCGTGGCAGAGCGCCGTCACGGCGGCGTTCCAGGACGGGCACCGCTTCGAACTGCGGTTGGCGGAGGCGGTGGGCATCGGGGATCTCCCCCACATGCACGACGAGTCCCGCGTCGAGGCCGCGATCCGGGCCGCGGGTGCCGAGGACGTCGTCGCGGCCACCCCGCACGGCCTGCGGACGCCGCTCGGCCGCAGCCTGGACGGGGGCGTCGACCTGTCCGGCGGGCAGTGGCAGAAACTCGCCCTGGCCAGGGCGGCGATGCGCACCCGGCCGCTGCTGGTGGTGCTCGACGAGCCCTTCGCCAGCCTGGACGCCCCGGCCGAGCGTGACCTGGTCCGCCGGTACGCCGAGACGGCCGGTCAGGTCTCGGAAACGGGTGCGATCACCGTGTTCGTGACCCACCGCCTGTCCACCGCCCGGATCGCCGACCTGATCGTGGTGGTGGAGGACGGCGGGATCACCGAGGTCGGAAAGCACGAGGATCTCGCCGCCCGGCGGGGACTCTACGCCGAGTTGCACCGAATGCAGGTCGACTCCTACGCCTGA
- a CDS encoding ABC transporter ATP-binding protein, whose translation MTVTERPGTSSGPPRFSPRGDMALLGLLRHAGTGSVAALVLVSVLQVAAPLAVAYVLGALAGLLVDGAAATAFDHALGPLLALAVMMLLTQASSALEKPLRDRVTRQVDGRVRHRVRRIALDAATPAELAEQSVQDDLELVTKGYSHHTAGAAATAQLALCFRRAATVAAAAALAVFSWWIALPALVLVLAQNALLRRQWAGTGGIRTLALRTQPLQRRADHLADTVTGARAAKEIRIFGLAGWFVSEYERVALARFTPLWSKRMRVMGEQWIVLGMSALTAVPVFVLIAMAAARGELTAAELLFHLRVALLLLAGSALGLEPFVVDYGKVSAAAYRRLLDRFGRRAPATVPGGTVEAAPAAIRRTDTVATAPPMIRFTDVGFGYPNGDRQVLDGLNLEIRAGEKLAIVGLNGAGKSTLVRLLTGLQSPQRGRITADGADIAALGLPAWWARLAVVFQSPVRYHLSAEDNVRLGNGALNDPEIADRTLREALDQAEARELVEALPDGLSSVLSAGYRGGTDLSGGQWQKIALARAFYAAGSGASVVVLDEPTAHLDVKAELGVFRKLIEATADRTLVLISHRFATVRHADRIAVLSGGRVGELGTHEELLARGGDYARWYHLQAALVHGRVS comes from the coding sequence ATGACCGTCACGGAGAGACCCGGAACGTCCTCCGGCCCCCCGCGCTTCTCGCCGCGCGGTGACATGGCGTTGCTGGGGCTGCTGCGGCACGCGGGAACCGGCTCCGTCGCCGCGCTCGTCCTGGTGTCGGTCCTCCAGGTCGCCGCGCCGCTGGCCGTCGCGTACGTGCTGGGAGCGTTGGCGGGCCTGCTGGTGGACGGTGCGGCGGCGACGGCCTTCGACCACGCCCTGGGGCCGCTGCTGGCCCTCGCCGTCATGATGCTGCTCACCCAGGCGTCGTCCGCGCTGGAGAAACCGCTCCGGGACCGGGTGACACGGCAGGTCGACGGTCGCGTCCGCCACCGCGTCCGCCGGATCGCGCTCGACGCGGCCACCCCCGCCGAACTCGCCGAACAGTCCGTCCAGGACGACCTGGAACTGGTGACGAAAGGGTACTCCCACCACACGGCGGGCGCCGCGGCCACGGCCCAGCTGGCGCTGTGCTTCCGCCGCGCGGCCACCGTCGCCGCGGCCGCGGCGCTGGCCGTCTTCTCGTGGTGGATCGCCCTGCCGGCGCTGGTGCTGGTGCTGGCGCAGAACGCCCTGCTGCGCCGCCAGTGGGCGGGCACCGGCGGGATACGCACCCTCGCGCTGCGGACGCAGCCGTTGCAGCGCAGAGCCGACCACCTGGCCGACACGGTCACCGGTGCCCGTGCCGCCAAGGAGATCCGTATCTTCGGCCTCGCCGGCTGGTTCGTCAGCGAGTACGAGCGCGTCGCGCTGGCCCGGTTCACGCCCCTGTGGAGCAAGCGCATGCGGGTCATGGGGGAACAGTGGATCGTGCTGGGCATGTCCGCCCTGACCGCGGTGCCGGTCTTCGTCCTGATCGCCATGGCGGCGGCACGCGGTGAGCTGACCGCCGCGGAACTGCTCTTCCACCTGCGTGTCGCGCTCCTGCTGCTGGCCGGGTCCGCGCTGGGCCTGGAACCGTTCGTGGTCGACTACGGCAAGGTGTCCGCGGCGGCGTACCGGAGGCTGCTCGACCGGTTCGGCCGTCGTGCCCCCGCGACCGTCCCCGGCGGCACGGTCGAGGCCGCACCCGCGGCGATCCGCCGCACGGACACCGTCGCGACCGCACCTCCGATGATCCGCTTCACGGATGTGGGGTTCGGCTACCCGAACGGTGACCGCCAGGTGCTCGACGGGCTGAACCTGGAGATCCGCGCCGGTGAGAAGCTGGCGATCGTCGGGCTCAACGGGGCGGGCAAGTCCACCCTCGTCCGGTTGCTCACCGGGCTGCAATCCCCGCAGCGGGGCCGGATCACCGCCGACGGCGCCGACATCGCCGCGCTCGGCCTCCCGGCCTGGTGGGCGAGGCTCGCCGTGGTGTTCCAGTCACCCGTCCGCTACCACCTGTCCGCCGAGGACAACGTGCGTCTCGGCAACGGTGCCCTGAACGATCCCGAGATCGCGGACAGGACACTGCGGGAGGCGCTCGACCAGGCGGAGGCCCGGGAACTCGTGGAGGCCCTGCCCGACGGGCTCTCGTCGGTGCTGTCGGCCGGATACCGCGGGGGCACCGACCTGTCCGGCGGGCAGTGGCAGAAGATCGCCCTGGCCAGGGCGTTCTACGCGGCCGGCAGCGGCGCGAGCGTGGTCGTGCTCGACGAGCCGACCGCGCACCTGGACGTCAAGGCCGAACTGGGGGTCTTCCGCAAGCTCATCGAGGCCACGGCGGACCGGACCCTCGTCCTCATCTCCCACCGCTTCGCCACCGTGCGGCACGCCGACCGGATCGCGGTCCTGTCCGGCGGCCGGGTCGGCGAACTGGGCACGCACGAGGAACTCCTGGCCCGGGGCGGGGACTACGCCCGCTGGTACCACCTGCAGGCCGCCCTGGTCCACGGCCGGGTCTCCTGA
- a CDS encoding non-ribosomal peptide synthetase, with translation MTELPLTPAAEGIRTGQALDPASPVYNAGECVDIVGPLDVERFSRALRQVIDDAPALHVRFRDGVQVLSPRPWTLHLAEVASEAEAETWMRADLATPVDLAAGPLFTQALFTLGDERHLWFQRIHHIAADGYAFALLAGRVAAAYDGRPPAAGPSSLESFARAVAEAGAYAASPERDADRAFWLRRCADLPPAALLARPAPVSRTTLRRTGKVPDLGNGWPDVLIAATAGYLARQTGADEVVLGLPVMGRLGSAALKVPCMAMNMVPLRVPVPHDATLATLTEHVAGEIRATRPHHRYRHEWLRRDLGLVGGERRLFGPVVNILPFRSELRFGRARGVVRNLSAGPVEDLSVTVSGRSGLRVDVEANPGAYSARDLEAHLDGWLGHLDDLLRGRPARHGSPLDGGPLPAPAVPVAELIAARAAERPHAVAVEHGGTSLTYRELLRRARDVAGRVAGACLVGVMLPRGPEAVTAIVGTLLAGAAYLPLDPAWPRARVEAVLRDAGPDALITPSGVERRGDTGQGDGRRGDATPDGLAYVMYTSGSTGRPRGVAVGHEALAQFVAGATDRYGLRSEDRVLQFAPLHFDASVEELFLTLCAGATLVVRTEEMVESVARLLRACGDLGVTVLDLPTAYWHEVVRALSAGTAVLPASVRTVIIGGEAALPEWVARWHAAVGGGVRLFNTYGPTEATVVATVAELPPGDDEVPIGRPLPGVRAAIVDGELVLMGGGLARGYLREPFAGRAYRTGDRVRLRPDGQLVYLGRTDDEFKISGHRVHPAEIEAALLGHPSVREAAVVGRTGAGGVRSLVAHVVTDPGRSEPVSPAELRAHLAGRLPAAVVPGAYVYADRLPRTASGKVDRSLLRETAGPAPEPAGDLTGTVLAVWAEVLGVTGLSPGDDFFALGGQSLQTIQVVNRLAAHLGRDVPATLVFRHPTAAELALALGGGTPGASGTGTWRADAELPRDVHPRRTGRAGRAGTPGDVLLTGATGFVGRRLLAELLATTDARIVCPVRDPGRLPRHRRVRAVPADLAEPGWTGALPPVDVIYHNAAEVSVTRAYSSLRAVNVTATVDLLRLGVSFHYVSTLAVAPAGAVVAEEFVAAHDGLRDGYRRSKWVCEQLVRQALERGLPAAVYRLGRVVGGPNPNDLLRRILRAGALAGAGPKLDVAEPWTPVDYAARAIAGLSASGATGVFNLAPLPPVRLDEVIADVLGLPVVPLPEWVDRIRHLDADSAALAVFFDLNPGPPPVPGEVRCDRGAGFECPPLDPSGCLGDLGDLIPAGAPGGETGPAG, from the coding sequence GTGACTGAGCTCCCCCTGACGCCCGCCGCGGAGGGCATCCGGACCGGTCAGGCCCTCGATCCGGCCAGCCCGGTCTACAACGCCGGGGAGTGCGTCGACATCGTCGGCCCGCTGGACGTGGAGCGTTTCTCCCGGGCCCTGCGGCAGGTGATCGACGACGCTCCGGCCCTGCACGTCCGGTTCCGCGACGGCGTGCAGGTCCTCTCCCCGCGGCCGTGGACGCTGCACCTGGCCGAGGTCGCCTCGGAGGCCGAGGCCGAGACCTGGATGCGGGCCGACCTGGCGACGCCGGTCGACCTGGCCGCGGGGCCGCTGTTCACCCAGGCGCTGTTCACCCTCGGCGACGAGCGTCACCTGTGGTTCCAGCGCATCCACCACATCGCCGCCGACGGCTACGCCTTCGCCCTGCTGGCCGGGCGGGTCGCCGCCGCCTACGACGGGCGTCCACCGGCCGCCGGCCCCTCCTCCCTGGAGTCCTTCGCGCGCGCGGTGGCCGAGGCCGGCGCCTACGCCGCCTCGCCCGAACGCGACGCCGACCGGGCGTTCTGGCTGCGACGGTGCGCGGACCTGCCCCCCGCCGCGCTGCTCGCCCGGCCCGCCCCCGTCTCCCGGACGACGTTGCGCCGCACCGGGAAGGTGCCCGACCTCGGGAACGGGTGGCCCGACGTGCTGATCGCCGCCACGGCCGGCTACCTGGCCAGGCAGACCGGCGCGGACGAGGTGGTGCTCGGCCTGCCGGTCATGGGCCGGCTGGGCTCGGCGGCGCTCAAGGTGCCGTGCATGGCCATGAACATGGTGCCGCTGCGGGTGCCGGTTCCCCACGACGCCACACTGGCGACCCTGACCGAGCACGTCGCCGGGGAGATCCGCGCGACCAGGCCGCACCACCGCTACCGCCACGAATGGCTCCGCCGCGACCTGGGCCTGGTCGGCGGCGAGCGGCGGCTGTTCGGCCCGGTGGTGAACATTCTGCCCTTCCGCTCCGAGCTGCGTTTCGGCCGGGCACGCGGGGTGGTGCGCAACCTGTCGGCGGGCCCGGTGGAGGACCTGTCGGTGACGGTCTCCGGGCGGAGCGGCCTGCGGGTGGACGTCGAGGCCAACCCCGGCGCGTACTCGGCGCGGGACCTCGAAGCCCACCTGGACGGCTGGCTGGGCCACCTGGACGACCTCCTCCGCGGCCGCCCGGCGCGGCACGGCAGCCCGCTGGACGGCGGCCCCCTGCCCGCGCCGGCCGTGCCCGTGGCCGAGCTGATCGCCGCGCGGGCGGCGGAACGGCCGCACGCCGTCGCCGTCGAGCACGGGGGAACCAGCCTCACCTACCGTGAGCTGCTACGACGGGCCCGGGACGTCGCCGGGCGGGTGGCGGGTGCCTGTCTGGTGGGCGTCATGCTTCCCCGTGGCCCGGAGGCGGTCACCGCGATCGTCGGCACACTGCTCGCCGGTGCCGCGTACCTGCCCCTCGACCCCGCCTGGCCGAGGGCACGCGTCGAGGCGGTGCTCCGGGACGCCGGGCCCGACGCGCTCATCACCCCCTCCGGCGTCGAGCGCCGCGGGGACACCGGACAGGGCGACGGTCGCCGCGGGGACGCGACCCCGGACGGGCTGGCGTACGTGATGTACACCTCCGGCTCCACGGGCCGCCCCAGGGGGGTGGCGGTCGGTCACGAGGCGCTGGCGCAGTTCGTCGCCGGTGCCACCGACAGGTACGGCCTGCGGTCGGAGGACCGGGTGCTGCAGTTCGCGCCTCTGCACTTCGACGCCTCCGTGGAGGAGCTGTTCCTCACCCTGTGCGCGGGGGCGACGCTGGTGGTGCGGACCGAGGAGATGGTCGAGTCGGTGGCGCGGCTGCTGCGAGCCTGCGGCGACCTGGGCGTCACCGTGCTCGACCTGCCGACCGCGTACTGGCACGAGGTGGTCCGTGCCCTGTCCGCCGGCACCGCCGTGCTTCCGGCGAGCGTGCGCACCGTGATCATCGGCGGGGAGGCGGCGCTGCCCGAGTGGGTGGCCCGCTGGCACGCCGCGGTGGGCGGCGGGGTCAGGTTGTTCAACACCTACGGTCCCACCGAGGCGACCGTGGTGGCGACCGTCGCCGAACTGCCGCCCGGCGACGACGAGGTGCCCATCGGCAGGCCGCTGCCGGGGGTGCGCGCGGCCATCGTCGACGGCGAACTGGTGCTGATGGGCGGCGGCCTGGCCAGGGGATACCTGCGCGAGCCGTTCGCCGGGCGGGCCTACCGCACGGGGGACCGGGTCCGGCTGCGGCCGGACGGGCAGCTGGTGTACCTGGGGCGGACCGACGACGAATTCAAGATCAGCGGGCATCGGGTGCACCCGGCGGAGATCGAGGCCGCGCTGCTCGGGCACCCCTCGGTACGGGAGGCCGCGGTCGTCGGCAGGACCGGCGCCGGCGGCGTCAGGTCCCTGGTCGCGCACGTCGTGACCGATCCCGGCCGATCGGAGCCGGTGAGCCCCGCCGAGTTGCGCGCGCACCTGGCCGGGCGGCTGCCCGCGGCGGTGGTCCCCGGCGCGTACGTGTACGCCGACCGCCTGCCGCGGACCGCCTCCGGGAAGGTCGACCGTTCGCTGCTCCGCGAAACCGCAGGACCGGCGCCCGAGCCGGCCGGTGACCTGACCGGGACGGTGCTGGCCGTCTGGGCGGAAGTGCTCGGCGTCACCGGCCTGTCGCCCGGCGACGACTTCTTCGCGCTGGGCGGGCAGTCGTTGCAGACCATCCAGGTGGTCAACCGGCTCGCCGCCCATCTGGGCCGGGACGTGCCCGCCACGCTGGTGTTCCGCCACCCCACCGCGGCGGAGCTGGCCCTGGCGCTCGGCGGCGGAACCCCCGGGGCGTCCGGGACCGGGACGTGGCGGGCCGACGCCGAGCTTCCGCGGGACGTGCACCCCCGGCGGACCGGGCGGGCGGGACGGGCCGGGACGCCCGGGGACGTGCTGCTCACCGGGGCCACCGGGTTCGTGGGCAGGCGCCTGCTCGCCGAACTGCTCGCGACCACGGACGCGCGGATCGTCTGCCCGGTCCGCGACCCCGGCCGGCTGCCCCGTCACCGGAGAGTGCGCGCCGTGCCCGCCGATCTGGCCGAACCGGGCTGGACCGGCGCTCTGCCGCCCGTGGACGTGATCTACCACAACGCGGCCGAGGTCAGCGTCACCCGCGCGTACTCCAGCCTGCGCGCGGTGAACGTGACCGCCACCGTGGACCTGCTCCGGCTGGGCGTGTCCTTCCACTACGTCTCCACGCTGGCCGTCGCCCCGGCCGGAGCCGTCGTGGCGGAGGAGTTCGTCGCCGCGCACGACGGCCTGCGCGACGGCTACCGGCGCAGCAAGTGGGTCTGCGAGCAGCTGGTACGGCAGGCGCTGGAGCGCGGGCTGCCCGCCGCGGTCTACCGCCTGGGCCGGGTGGTGGGCGGCCCCAACCCGAACGACCTGCTCCGGCGCATCCTGCGGGCCGGCGCGCTGGCGGGGGCCGGGCCGAAGCTGGACGTCGCCGAACCGTGGACCCCGGTGGACTACGCCGCGCGGGCGATCGCCGGGTTGTCGGCGTCCGGCGCGACCGGTGTCTTCAACCTCGCCCCGCTGCCTCCGGTCCGCCTGGACGAGGTGATCGCCGACGTTCTCGGCCTGCCCGTCGTGCCCCTTCCGGAGTGGGTCGACCGGATCAGGCACCTGGACGCGGACTCGGCCGCCCTCGCCGTCTTCTTCGACCTGAACCCCGGTCCGCCGCCGGTGCCGGGGGAGGTCAGGTGCGACCGCGGCGCCGGGTTCGAGTGCCCGCCCCTCGACCCGTCCGGCTGCCTCGGCGACCTGGGAGACCTCATCCCGGCCGGCGCACCCGGCGGTGAGACCGGACCCGCCGGGTGA
- a CDS encoding phosphopantetheine-binding protein has protein sequence MREYVASLLDGPLPGDDDNLLDHGLDSVRLMMVADRLGVDFTDLAERPTLRAWAELAGD, from the coding sequence ATGAGGGAGTACGTGGCCTCGCTGCTGGACGGCCCCCTGCCGGGCGACGACGACAACCTGCTCGACCACGGGCTGGACTCCGTCCGCCTGATGATGGTCGCCGACCGGCTCGGCGTGGACTTCACCGACCTGGCCGAACGTCCCACGCTGCGGGCGTGGGCGGAGCTTGCCGGTGACTGA
- a CDS encoding isochorismatase family protein produces the protein MALPVIKPYDLPVDLPENRTSWRVEPERVALLVHDMQNHFLAPFESAPIPEVIDNILALRELCVALGIPVHYSAQPGGQTPGQRGLLTDFWGHGLGGEPHAAAIVDALKPGDPSAVLTKWRYSAFVRTDLAERLGSRDQLLIVGVYAHIGVQATALDAFMRDIQPFVVADAVADFSPAHHRAALEYTAQRCGQVHSTKRMAQELTAVRS, from the coding sequence ATGGCGCTGCCCGTGATCAAGCCGTACGACCTGCCCGTGGACCTTCCCGAGAACAGGACGAGCTGGCGCGTGGAGCCGGAACGCGTCGCGCTGCTCGTGCACGACATGCAGAACCACTTCCTGGCCCCGTTCGAGTCCGCGCCGATCCCGGAGGTGATCGACAACATCCTGGCGCTTCGCGAGCTCTGCGTGGCGCTGGGCATCCCGGTGCACTACTCCGCCCAGCCCGGAGGCCAGACGCCCGGCCAGCGCGGGCTGCTGACCGACTTCTGGGGGCACGGCCTGGGCGGCGAGCCGCACGCCGCGGCCATCGTGGACGCGCTCAAGCCGGGCGACCCCTCGGCCGTGCTGACCAAGTGGCGCTACAGCGCCTTCGTCCGCACCGACCTGGCCGAGCGGCTCGGATCCCGGGACCAGCTCCTGATCGTCGGCGTCTACGCCCACATAGGCGTGCAGGCCACCGCGCTGGACGCCTTCATGCGGGACATCCAGCCCTTCGTGGTGGCCGACGCCGTCGCCGACTTCTCCCCGGCCCACCACCGCGCGGCGCTGGAGTACACCGCGCAGCGCTGCGGCCAGGTGCACTCCACCAAGCGCATGGCACAGGAGCTGACGGCGGTGCGCTCTTGA
- a CDS encoding (2,3-dihydroxybenzoyl)adenylate synthase, translated as MPDFTPWPEQEAARYRALGYWRGQTFGAWLRELAGKHGPRVAVVAGDRGLTYTELDHAADRLAAGLSGLGLRRGDRVVVQLPNDIVFLEAVFALFRLGVLPVFALPAHRETEIAHLVEHSDATAYLTTRELEVPSKARVLHADALPYGDPGTQDGPQPGDVAFLQLSGGSTGLPKLIPRTHDDYLYSVRASAGICGLDTGTVYLCALPAAHNFPLSSPGVLGVLHAGGRVVMAPRPTPDVAFPLIERERVTVTALVPPLALVWLRAAARTSHDLSSLRLLQVGGAKLAAETARQVRPVLGCRLQQVFGMAEGLVNYTRADDPDDIVETTQGRPISPHDELLVVDPAGRPVAPGDVGELLTRGPYTIRGYYRDADPAAFTEDGYYRTGDLVRLTPSGHLVVEGRAKDLINRGGEKVSPEEVESHLLEHPAVLDAAVVEVPDAYLGERTCAFVVPNGPPPSAAEIRSFVRSRGLAEYKVPDRVEIVAAFPSTGVGKTSKRELRAALRAAVRGGQ; from the coding sequence ATGCCTGACTTCACCCCCTGGCCCGAGCAGGAGGCGGCCCGCTACCGGGCCCTGGGCTACTGGCGCGGCCAGACCTTCGGCGCCTGGCTGCGCGAACTGGCCGGGAAGCACGGGCCGCGGGTGGCGGTCGTCGCCGGCGACCGCGGCCTGACCTACACGGAGCTGGACCACGCCGCCGACCGGCTCGCCGCCGGGCTCAGCGGCCTGGGCCTGCGCCGGGGTGACCGCGTGGTGGTCCAGCTGCCCAACGACATCGTCTTCCTCGAAGCCGTCTTCGCGCTGTTCCGGCTGGGGGTGCTGCCGGTCTTCGCCCTGCCCGCGCACCGCGAGACCGAGATCGCCCATCTGGTCGAGCACAGCGACGCGACGGCCTACCTCACCACCCGGGAGCTGGAGGTGCCGAGCAAGGCCCGGGTGCTGCACGCCGATGCCCTGCCGTACGGAGACCCCGGCACCCAGGACGGGCCGCAACCGGGCGACGTGGCCTTCCTCCAGCTGTCAGGAGGCAGCACCGGGCTGCCCAAGCTCATTCCCCGGACCCACGACGACTACCTCTACAGCGTCCGCGCCAGCGCCGGCATCTGCGGGCTGGACACCGGCACGGTCTACCTGTGCGCGCTGCCCGCAGCGCACAACTTCCCGCTCAGTTCCCCCGGCGTGCTGGGCGTGCTGCACGCGGGCGGCCGGGTGGTGATGGCACCCCGGCCCACCCCCGACGTCGCCTTCCCGCTGATCGAGCGGGAACGGGTGACCGTCACCGCGCTGGTGCCGCCCCTGGCGCTGGTCTGGCTGCGGGCCGCGGCCCGCACCTCCCACGACCTGTCCAGCCTGCGGCTGCTCCAGGTCGGCGGGGCCAAGCTCGCCGCCGAGACCGCCCGCCAGGTCCGTCCCGTGCTCGGCTGCCGCCTGCAGCAGGTGTTCGGCATGGCCGAGGGACTGGTCAACTACACCCGCGCCGACGACCCGGACGACATCGTCGAGACCACGCAGGGCCGCCCGATCTCACCGCACGACGAACTGCTCGTCGTGGACCCCGCAGGCCGTCCGGTCGCCCCCGGCGACGTCGGAGAGCTGCTGACGCGCGGGCCGTACACCATCCGGGGCTACTACCGCGACGCCGATCCCGCCGCCTTCACCGAGGACGGCTACTACCGCACCGGCGACCTGGTGCGGCTGACACCGTCGGGTCACCTGGTCGTGGAGGGCAGGGCCAAGGACCTGATCAACCGGGGCGGGGAGAAGGTCTCACCCGAGGAGGTCGAGAGCCACCTGCTCGAACACCCGGCCGTGCTGGACGCCGCGGTCGTCGAGGTGCCCGACGCCTACCTGGGCGAGCGCACCTGCGCGTTCGTGGTCCCGAACGGGCCGCCGCCCTCGGCGGCGGAGATCAGGTCGTTCGTGCGCTCGCGCGGCCTGGCCGAGTACAAGGTGCCCGACCGGGTGGAGATCGTCGCGGCCTTCCCCTCGACCGGGGTCGGCAAGACCAGCAAGAGGGAGCTGCGCGCCGCGCTGCGCGCCGCCGTGCGAGGAGGACAGTGA